Proteins encoded together in one Micromonospora auratinigra window:
- a CDS encoding Lrp/AsnC family transcriptional regulator encodes MPLAPNDVRPPFAALDDVDRAILTELAADGRLPNNALAERVGVAPSTCLTRTRALRECGAIRGFHAEVDPAAVGLPLQALVSVRLAAHERAAVDAFRARSVRLPGVVSVFHVAGAEDYVLHVRAASGDALRDFVLDHLAVDPAVQHTQTSLIFEQARGMG; translated from the coding sequence ATGCCTCTCGCACCGAATGATGTACGGCCGCCGTTCGCGGCCCTGGACGACGTGGACCGGGCGATCCTGACCGAGTTGGCGGCGGACGGCCGGTTGCCGAACAACGCGCTCGCCGAGCGGGTGGGGGTGGCCCCGTCGACGTGCCTGACCCGGACCCGGGCGCTGCGCGAGTGCGGGGCGATCCGGGGCTTCCACGCGGAGGTGGACCCGGCGGCGGTGGGGTTGCCGTTGCAGGCGCTGGTGTCGGTGCGGTTGGCGGCGCACGAGCGGGCGGCGGTGGACGCGTTCCGGGCCCGCTCGGTGCGGCTGCCGGGGGTGGTGTCGGTGTTCCACGTGGCCGGCGCGGAGGACTACGTGCTGCACGTGCGGGCGGCGTCGGGGGACGCGTTGCGGGACTTCGTGCTGGATCACCTGGCGGTGGATCCGGCGGTGCAGCACACCCAGACGAGTTTGATCTTCGAGCAGGCGCGGGGTATGGGCTGA
- a CDS encoding trans-sulfuration enzyme family protein, producing the protein MTAVDTRAVHAGRDDLAGLGVHVPPIDLSTTNPLPSVDAGGDAYETLATGGTLPTGASAVYQRLWNPTVARFETALAELEGTAEAVAFASGMAALTATLLAATRDGKRHVVAVRPLYGGTDHVLATGLLGTEVSWARPDQVAAAVRPDTALVIVETPANPTLDLVDIAALATAAGDAPLLVDNTVATPVLQQPARHGAALVLHSATKSIGGHGDVLAGAVACDAGWAARLRQVRAVTGAVLHPLGAYLLHRGLQTLPLRVRAQQAGAEKLAAWLAGHPAVARVHHPSLHDPAGLVGRQLGGTGSLLAFEVRGGAPAAAAVADACRLITHAVSLGGVDTLIQHPASLTHRPVEGDAKPGGGLLRVSVGLEDPEDLRADLAQALSAI; encoded by the coding sequence ATGACCGCCGTGGACACCAGAGCCGTGCACGCCGGGCGCGACGACCTCGCCGGTCTCGGCGTCCACGTACCGCCCATCGACCTCTCCACCACCAACCCGCTGCCGTCCGTCGACGCCGGCGGCGACGCCTACGAGACCCTCGCCACCGGTGGCACCCTGCCCACCGGCGCCAGCGCCGTCTACCAGCGACTCTGGAACCCCACCGTCGCCCGCTTCGAGACCGCCCTCGCCGAACTCGAGGGCACCGCCGAAGCCGTCGCCTTCGCCAGCGGCATGGCCGCCCTCACCGCCACCCTCCTCGCCGCCACCCGCGACGGGAAGCGGCACGTGGTCGCCGTCCGCCCCCTCTACGGCGGCACCGACCACGTCCTGGCCACCGGCCTGCTCGGCACCGAGGTCAGCTGGGCCCGACCCGACCAGGTCGCCGCGGCCGTCCGCCCCGACACCGCCCTCGTCATCGTCGAGACCCCCGCCAACCCCACCCTCGACCTCGTCGACATCGCCGCCCTCGCCACCGCCGCCGGTGACGCCCCGCTGCTCGTCGACAACACCGTCGCCACCCCCGTCCTCCAGCAGCCCGCCCGACACGGCGCGGCCCTCGTGCTGCACAGCGCCACCAAGAGCATCGGCGGCCACGGCGACGTCCTCGCCGGCGCCGTCGCCTGCGACGCCGGCTGGGCCGCCCGGCTGCGTCAGGTCCGCGCCGTCACCGGCGCCGTCCTGCACCCCCTCGGCGCGTACCTGCTGCACCGCGGCCTCCAGACGCTGCCGCTGCGGGTCCGCGCCCAGCAGGCCGGCGCCGAGAAGCTCGCCGCCTGGCTCGCCGGCCACCCCGCCGTCGCGCGCGTCCACCACCCGTCCCTGCACGACCCCGCCGGCCTCGTCGGCCGCCAACTCGGCGGCACCGGCAGCCTGCTCGCCTTCGAGGTACGCGGCGGCGCGCCGGCAGCGGCCGCTGTCGCCGACGCCTGCCGGCTGATCACCCACGCCGTCTCGCTCGGCGGCGTCGACACCCTGATCCAGCACCCCGCCTCGCTCACGCACCGGCCGGTCGAGGGCGACGCCAAGCCGGGCGGCGGGCTGCTGCGGGTGTCGGTCGGCCTGGAGGACCCCGAGGACCTGCGGGCGGACCTGGCGCAGGCGCTGTCGGCGATCTGA
- a CDS encoding RrF2 family transcriptional regulator has translation MRLSARVDYALRASAELASVAEGGSAGRTRPVTAEQIARSQDIPPKFLESILLQLRRGGIVHAQRGPEGGYWLARPAAEISLAEVIRVIDGPLAHIRGQRPEQLGYQGAARALQDVWIALRASEREILELVTLADVAGGTLPARVNELAADPAAWS, from the coding sequence ATGCGTCTCTCCGCCCGGGTCGACTACGCCCTCCGCGCGTCCGCCGAGTTGGCCTCGGTGGCCGAGGGCGGGTCGGCCGGGCGGACCCGCCCGGTGACCGCCGAGCAGATCGCCCGCAGTCAGGACATCCCGCCGAAGTTCCTGGAGAGCATCCTGCTCCAGCTGCGCCGGGGCGGCATCGTGCACGCCCAGCGGGGCCCGGAGGGCGGCTACTGGCTGGCCCGGCCGGCGGCGGAGATCTCCCTGGCCGAGGTGATCCGGGTGATCGACGGGCCGCTCGCGCACATCCGTGGCCAGCGCCCCGAGCAGCTCGGCTACCAGGGCGCGGCCCGGGCGCTGCAGGACGTCTGGATCGCGCTGCGGGCCAGCGAACGGGAGATCCTCGAACTGGTCACCCTGGCCGACGTGGCCGGCGGCACGCTGCCCGCCCGGGTCAACGAGCTGGCCGCCGATCCGGCCGCCTGGAGCTGA
- a CDS encoding LLM class flavin-dependent oxidoreductase: protein MSVLDLAPVARGATAGEALRHTTELARRTEELGYRRFWVAEHHNMPAIASSAPAVLLAHLAANTSTIRLGSGGVMLPNHAPLVVAEQFGTLEALHPGRIDLGIGRAPGTDQVTALALRRTMEGLSAEHFPRELADLMNYFSGAEPGPITATPGRGQSPAVWLLGSSGFSAQLAGLLGLPFSFAHHFSAQHTIPALQLYRDSFRPSQWLDRPYAMVAVNAICADTDERAQWLAGPAGLSFLKLRSGRPEPLVTPKEAAAYPYSELEREFVAQRRDGQATGSPETVARQLGALLERTGSDELMLTTMVYDVADRVRSFELIAEKVAGGLRRDA, encoded by the coding sequence ATGTCTGTTCTTGATCTTGCTCCGGTGGCGCGTGGCGCCACCGCCGGTGAGGCGCTGCGGCACACCACCGAGCTGGCCCGCCGCACCGAGGAGCTGGGCTACCGCCGGTTCTGGGTGGCGGAGCACCACAACATGCCGGCGATCGCCAGCTCGGCCCCGGCGGTGCTGCTGGCCCACCTGGCCGCGAACACCAGCACGATCCGGCTCGGCTCGGGCGGGGTGATGCTGCCCAACCACGCGCCGCTGGTCGTGGCCGAGCAGTTCGGCACCCTGGAGGCGCTGCATCCGGGCCGGATCGACCTCGGCATCGGCCGGGCGCCGGGCACCGACCAGGTGACCGCGCTGGCGCTGCGCCGGACGATGGAGGGGCTGTCGGCGGAGCACTTCCCCCGGGAGCTGGCCGACCTGATGAACTACTTCAGCGGCGCCGAGCCGGGGCCGATCACGGCCACCCCGGGCCGCGGGCAGTCGCCGGCGGTGTGGCTGCTCGGGTCGAGCGGGTTCAGCGCCCAGCTGGCCGGGCTGCTCGGGTTGCCGTTCTCGTTCGCGCACCACTTCAGCGCGCAGCACACCATCCCGGCGCTCCAGCTCTACCGGGACAGCTTCCGGCCGTCGCAGTGGCTCGATCGGCCGTACGCGATGGTCGCCGTCAACGCGATCTGCGCCGACACCGACGAGCGCGCGCAGTGGCTGGCCGGGCCGGCCGGGCTGTCGTTCCTGAAGCTGCGCTCGGGGCGGCCGGAACCGCTGGTCACGCCAAAGGAGGCGGCCGCCTACCCGTACTCCGAGCTGGAGCGGGAGTTCGTCGCCCAGCGTCGGGACGGGCAGGCGACCGGCTCGCCGGAGACGGTCGCCCGGCAGCTCGGCGCGTTGCTGGAGCGCACCGGCTCGGACGAGCTGATGCTGACCACGATGGTGTACGACGTGGCCGACCGGGTCCGCTCGTTCGAGCTGATCGCCGAGAAGGTGGCCGGTGGCCTGCGCCGGGACGCCTGA
- a CDS encoding rhamnogalacturonan lyase family protein, which yields MQLTPARRTALLAVAAVTTLVAGALTTVAASAAATGCRVDYRVTNQWGGGFGADVTVTNLGDPVTGWVLAWSFAAGQQVGQAWNATVTQSGAQVTARDAGYNAAIPTGGTANFGFNASWNDASNPAPASFALNGVTCTGGATTPTTPPPTSAAPTTPPPTTPPPTTAPPTTPPPGAKQLEKLDRGLVSVRSGTGNLVSWRLLGTETAGVAFNLYRGATKINATPITGATDYLDAGAAAGTAYTVRAVVGGAEQPASAPALQFTNGYLDVPIQAPPGGTTPSGEAYTYSANDAGVGDLDGDGRYEIVLKWDPSNSKDNSQSGYTGTVYVDAYTLTGSRLWRIDLGRNIRAGAHYTQFQVYDYDGDGDAEVAMKTADGTRSGTGQVIGSASADHRNSSGYVLSGPEFLTMFDGRTGAALSTVSYDPPRGTVSSWGDSYGNRVDRFLAATAYLDGQRPSLIMARGYYTRAVIAAWDFRNGTLTKRWTFDSNTSGNGGAAGQGNHNLSVADVDGDGRQEIVYGAVAIDDTGRILWNTGNGHGDALHVGDLDPSRAGLEVFKVDEDGSRPSSWMADARTGQVLWQTAPNGDNGRGVSDDIWAGSPGAESWSAAVDGVQNTRGQNVGRKPSSTNFLAWWDGDPVRELLDGTRIDKYGTGGETRLLTGSGVASNNGTKSTPALSGDILGDWREEVVWRTSDSSALRIYSTPTPTGLRLPTLMHDPQYRVSIAWQNTAYNQPPHTGFFVGDGMSTPPAPNIYLR from the coding sequence GTGCAGCTCACCCCCGCGCGCCGTACGGCGCTGCTCGCCGTCGCCGCCGTGACCACCCTGGTCGCCGGCGCCCTCACCACGGTGGCCGCCTCGGCCGCCGCCACCGGTTGTCGGGTCGACTACCGGGTGACCAACCAGTGGGGCGGCGGCTTCGGCGCCGACGTCACCGTCACCAACCTCGGCGATCCGGTCACCGGCTGGGTGCTCGCCTGGTCCTTCGCCGCCGGCCAGCAGGTCGGTCAGGCGTGGAACGCCACCGTCACCCAGTCCGGCGCCCAGGTCACCGCCCGCGACGCCGGCTACAACGCCGCCATTCCCACCGGCGGCACCGCGAACTTCGGCTTCAACGCCTCCTGGAACGACGCCAGCAACCCGGCCCCGGCGAGCTTCGCGCTCAACGGCGTCACCTGCACCGGCGGCGCCACCACGCCGACCACCCCACCGCCGACGAGCGCCGCGCCCACGACCCCGCCGCCGACCACCCCGCCGCCCACCACTGCGCCGCCGACCACCCCGCCACCGGGCGCGAAGCAGCTGGAGAAGCTCGACCGCGGGCTGGTCAGCGTCCGCTCCGGCACCGGCAACCTGGTCTCCTGGCGGCTGCTCGGCACCGAGACCGCCGGGGTGGCGTTCAACCTCTACCGGGGTGCCACCAAGATCAACGCCACGCCGATCACCGGCGCCACCGACTATCTCGACGCCGGCGCGGCGGCCGGGACCGCGTACACCGTCCGGGCCGTGGTGGGCGGCGCCGAGCAGCCGGCCTCCGCCCCGGCGCTCCAGTTCACCAACGGCTACCTGGACGTGCCGATCCAGGCCCCGCCCGGCGGCACCACCCCGAGCGGGGAGGCCTACACCTACTCCGCCAACGACGCCGGCGTCGGTGACCTCGACGGCGACGGCCGCTACGAGATCGTGCTCAAGTGGGACCCGTCCAACAGCAAGGACAACTCGCAGAGCGGCTACACCGGCACCGTCTACGTCGACGCCTACACCCTGACCGGCAGCCGGCTGTGGCGGATCGACCTCGGCCGCAACATCCGCGCCGGCGCCCACTACACCCAGTTCCAGGTGTACGACTACGACGGCGACGGCGACGCCGAGGTGGCGATGAAGACCGCCGACGGCACCCGCTCCGGCACCGGCCAGGTGATCGGCTCCGCGTCGGCCGACCACCGCAACTCCAGCGGCTACGTGCTCTCCGGCCCGGAGTTCCTCACCATGTTCGACGGCCGCACCGGTGCCGCCCTCTCCACCGTCAGCTACGACCCGCCGCGCGGCACCGTCTCCTCCTGGGGGGACTCGTACGGCAACCGGGTCGACCGGTTCCTCGCCGCCACCGCCTACCTCGACGGGCAGCGCCCGTCACTGATCATGGCGCGGGGCTACTACACCCGGGCGGTCATCGCCGCCTGGGACTTCCGCAACGGCACCCTGACGAAGCGCTGGACCTTCGACTCGAACACCAGCGGCAACGGCGGCGCGGCCGGCCAGGGCAACCACAACCTCTCCGTGGCCGACGTCGACGGCGACGGCCGGCAGGAGATCGTCTACGGCGCGGTCGCCATCGACGACACCGGCCGGATCCTCTGGAACACCGGCAACGGCCACGGCGACGCGCTGCACGTCGGTGACCTCGACCCGTCCCGCGCCGGCCTGGAGGTGTTCAAGGTCGACGAGGACGGCAGCAGGCCCAGCTCCTGGATGGCCGACGCGCGCACCGGACAGGTCCTCTGGCAGACCGCGCCGAACGGCGACAACGGCCGCGGCGTCTCCGACGACATCTGGGCCGGCAGCCCGGGTGCCGAGTCGTGGTCGGCCGCCGTCGACGGCGTGCAGAACACCCGGGGGCAGAACGTCGGCCGCAAGCCGTCGTCGACGAATTTCCTCGCCTGGTGGGACGGCGACCCGGTCCGCGAGCTGCTCGACGGCACGCGGATCGACAAGTACGGCACCGGCGGCGAGACCCGGCTGCTCACCGGCAGCGGGGTGGCGTCCAACAACGGCACGAAGTCGACCCCGGCGCTCTCCGGCGACATCCTCGGCGACTGGCGGGAGGAAGTGGTCTGGCGGACCAGCGACAGCAGCGCGCTGCGCATCTACAGCACGCCCACCCCGACCGGGCTGCGGCTGCCGACGCTGATGCACGACCCGCAGTACCGGGTCTCGATCGCCTGGCAGAACACCGCCTACAACCAGCCGCCGCACACCGGCTTCTTCGTGGGTGACGGGATGTCCACGCCGCCCGCGCCGAACATCTACCTGCGCTGA
- a CDS encoding sulfite exporter TauE/SafE family protein, with product MRKLLILALVGLAAQLVDGALGMAYGLTSSTLLLFAGVAPAAASASVHLAEIGTTLAAGLSHWRFGNVDWRVVARIAVPGAVGAFAGATFLSAISTEAAAPWMAAILFSLGAYLLVRFSRPLRANRAAGGLRTRFLAPLGLVAGFIDATGGGGWGPVATPALLVSGRLEPRRVIGSVDTAEFVVAGAASIGFLIGLGTEGFLLSTVLALLAGGLVAAPVAAWLVRIVPAQLLGAVIGGVIVLTNARILLRAGELTGPAPTLVYGVLGVGWLTALVLAGRALRRARHARAVAEAALAAGPSSPVAVPASPAAGPSSPVAVSASPAAAAPAPSARGAGERAHGLAAVEG from the coding sequence GTGCGCAAGCTGCTGATCCTCGCCCTGGTCGGGCTCGCCGCGCAGTTGGTCGACGGCGCACTGGGCATGGCGTACGGCCTCACCTCCTCGACCCTGCTGCTCTTCGCCGGGGTCGCGCCGGCCGCCGCCTCCGCCTCGGTGCACCTGGCCGAGATCGGCACCACGCTCGCGGCCGGGCTGTCGCACTGGCGCTTCGGCAACGTCGACTGGCGGGTGGTCGCCCGCATCGCCGTACCCGGCGCGGTGGGCGCGTTCGCCGGTGCGACCTTCCTCAGCGCCATCTCCACCGAGGCCGCCGCGCCGTGGATGGCCGCCATCCTGTTCAGCCTCGGCGCGTACCTGCTGGTCCGCTTCTCCCGACCGCTGCGGGCCAACCGGGCGGCCGGCGGCCTGCGGACCCGGTTCCTGGCCCCGCTCGGGCTGGTCGCCGGCTTCATCGACGCCACCGGCGGCGGGGGCTGGGGGCCGGTCGCCACCCCGGCGCTGCTGGTCTCCGGCCGGCTGGAGCCGCGCCGGGTCATCGGCTCGGTCGACACCGCCGAGTTCGTGGTGGCCGGCGCCGCCAGCATCGGCTTCCTGATCGGCCTGGGCACCGAGGGCTTCCTGCTCTCCACCGTGCTGGCGCTGCTCGCCGGCGGCCTGGTCGCCGCCCCGGTCGCCGCCTGGCTGGTCCGCATCGTCCCGGCCCAGCTGCTCGGCGCCGTGATCGGTGGGGTGATCGTGCTGACCAACGCCCGGATCCTGCTGCGCGCCGGTGAGCTGACCGGCCCGGCGCCCACCCTGGTCTACGGGGTGCTCGGCGTCGGCTGGCTGACCGCCCTGGTGCTGGCCGGCCGGGCGCTGCGCCGGGCCCGCCACGCCCGCGCCGTCGCCGAGGCCGCCCTCGCCGCCGGGCCGTCGTCGCCCGTCGCGGTGCCCGCGTCGCCGGCCGCCGGGCCGTCGTCGCCCGTCGCGGTGTCCGCGTCACCGGCTGCCGCGGCTCCGGCGCCGTCGGCGCGGGGCGCGGGGGAGCGGGCGCACGGACTGGCCGCCGTCGAGGGCTGA
- the pyk gene encoding pyruvate kinase, with protein MGVTRRAKIVCTLGPATSSPERIRGLVEAGMNVARLNFSHGSHADHEAVYRLVREAADAAGHPVAILADLQGPKIRLGKFADGPHEWRTGDSVVITGDDILGTKDRVSCTYRKLPHEVKPGDRLLIDDGRVAVEVSDVTGNDIRCLVTEGGPVSNNKGVSLPNVAVSVPAMSEKDAEDLRFALGLGVDLIALSFVRSADDIKLVHGIMDEEGVRRPVLAKVEKPEAVDHLEAIVLAFDGVMVARGDLGVELPLDQVPLVQKRAVQLCRENAKPVIVATQMLDSMIENSRPTRAEASDVANAVLDGADAVMLSGETSVGKYPVLTVSTMAKIITTTEAGSIGVPRLQHDPRTHGGALTVAASSIARAIGAKAMVAFSQTGDTVKRLARLHCDLPLLAFTPVPEVRNQLALCWGVETFLMPFVEHTDDMFRQVDQALLGLNRANPGDYVVIVAGSPPGTPGSTNTLRVHQLGSLVDAASARALQ; from the coding sequence ATGGGCGTGACACGCCGCGCGAAGATCGTCTGTACCCTCGGCCCCGCAACCTCGTCCCCCGAGCGCATCCGGGGTCTCGTGGAGGCGGGCATGAACGTGGCGAGGCTCAACTTCAGCCACGGCAGTCACGCCGACCACGAGGCGGTGTACCGGCTGGTCCGCGAGGCCGCCGACGCCGCCGGGCACCCGGTCGCGATCCTCGCCGACCTCCAGGGTCCGAAGATCCGGCTCGGCAAGTTCGCCGACGGCCCGCACGAGTGGCGCACCGGCGACTCGGTCGTCATCACCGGCGACGACATCCTCGGCACCAAGGACCGGGTGTCCTGCACCTACCGCAAGCTGCCGCACGAGGTGAAGCCGGGCGACCGGCTGCTGATCGACGACGGTCGGGTGGCGGTCGAGGTCAGCGACGTCACCGGCAACGACATCCGGTGCCTGGTCACCGAGGGCGGCCCGGTCTCCAACAACAAGGGCGTCTCGCTGCCCAACGTCGCGGTCAGCGTCCCGGCGATGTCGGAGAAGGACGCCGAGGACCTGCGCTTCGCCCTCGGCCTGGGCGTCGACCTGATCGCGCTCTCCTTCGTCCGCTCGGCCGACGACATCAAGCTCGTGCACGGGATCATGGACGAGGAGGGCGTCCGCCGCCCGGTGCTGGCCAAGGTCGAGAAGCCGGAGGCGGTCGACCACCTGGAGGCGATCGTGCTCGCCTTCGACGGCGTCATGGTGGCCCGCGGCGACCTCGGCGTCGAGCTGCCGCTGGACCAGGTGCCGCTGGTGCAGAAGCGCGCCGTGCAGCTGTGCCGGGAGAACGCCAAGCCGGTCATCGTGGCCACCCAGATGCTCGACTCCATGATCGAGAACTCGCGGCCGACCCGCGCCGAGGCCTCCGACGTGGCCAACGCGGTGCTCGACGGCGCGGACGCGGTGATGCTCTCCGGCGAGACCAGCGTCGGCAAGTACCCGGTGCTCACCGTGAGCACCATGGCGAAGATCATCACCACCACCGAGGCCGGCTCGATCGGCGTGCCGCGGCTGCAGCACGACCCGCGTACGCACGGTGGCGCGCTCACCGTCGCCGCCTCCTCGATCGCCCGGGCCATCGGCGCGAAGGCCATGGTCGCGTTCTCGCAGACGGGCGACACCGTCAAGCGCCTCGCCCGGCTGCACTGCGACCTGCCGCTGCTGGCCTTCACCCCGGTGCCCGAGGTGCGCAACCAGCTCGCCCTCTGCTGGGGCGTCGAGACCTTCCTGATGCCGTTCGTCGAGCACACCGACGACATGTTCCGCCAGGTCGACCAGGCGCTGCTCGGCCTCAACCGGGCCAACCCGGGCGACTACGTGGTGATCGTGGCGGGCAGCCCGCCCGGCACCCCCGGCTCCACCAACACGCTGCGGGTGCACCAGCTCGGCTCGCTGGTCGACGCGGCGTCGGCCCGGGCTCTTCAGTGA
- a CDS encoding acyl-CoA thioesterase, with product MTERPAATGQAAVDQLLEVLDLDHTGEMTFRGMSPPVGPQRVYGGQVAGQALVAAGRTVDAERFVHSLHGYFVRPGDPAEPIEYQVENVRDGRSFSVRRSVALQHDKPIFFMSASFQRQEEGLDHHAPSPLDVPGPDEVPTMTDRLSRYPERLGIWGQIPRPIDVRYVGEPGWVRPGDRPAEPHQRVWMRLDGKLPDDPLLHACALTYASDLTLLDSVLSVHGEVWGPGGVVGASLDHALWFHRTFRADEWFLYDCWSPSASGARGLATGRMFTTDGRHIASAVQEGLLRRVGA from the coding sequence GTGACCGAGCGTCCGGCGGCGACCGGCCAGGCCGCGGTCGACCAGCTCCTGGAGGTGCTGGACCTCGACCACACCGGCGAGATGACCTTCCGGGGGATGAGCCCGCCGGTCGGTCCGCAGCGGGTGTACGGCGGCCAGGTCGCCGGCCAGGCCCTGGTCGCCGCCGGGCGCACCGTCGACGCGGAGCGCTTCGTGCACTCCCTGCACGGCTACTTCGTCCGGCCCGGCGACCCGGCCGAGCCGATCGAGTACCAGGTGGAGAACGTTCGCGACGGCCGCTCCTTCTCGGTGCGTCGCTCGGTGGCGCTCCAGCACGACAAGCCGATCTTCTTCATGTCGGCGTCCTTCCAGCGGCAGGAGGAGGGGCTCGACCACCACGCGCCGAGCCCGCTGGACGTGCCCGGTCCGGACGAGGTCCCGACCATGACCGACCGGCTGTCCCGCTATCCGGAGCGGCTCGGCATCTGGGGGCAGATCCCCCGGCCGATCGATGTCCGCTACGTGGGCGAGCCCGGCTGGGTACGCCCCGGTGACCGTCCCGCCGAGCCGCACCAGCGGGTCTGGATGCGCCTCGACGGCAAGCTGCCGGACGACCCACTGCTGCACGCCTGCGCCCTGACGTACGCCTCCGACCTGACCCTGCTCGACTCGGTGCTCTCGGTGCACGGCGAGGTGTGGGGTCCCGGCGGCGTGGTGGGCGCGAGCCTCGACCACGCGCTCTGGTTCCACCGCACGTTCCGGGCCGACGAGTGGTTCCTCTACGACTGCTGGAGCCCGTCCGCCTCCGGTGCGCGCGGGCTGGCGACCGGCCGGATGTTCACCACCGACGGCCGGCACATCGCCAGCGCCGTGCAGGAGGGGCTGCTGCGCCGCGTCGGCGCCTGA
- a CDS encoding ANTAR domain-containing response regulator, whose translation MAETDAERKRVLIAEDEALIRLDLAEMLVEEGYAVVGEAGDGETAVKLAEELKPDLVILDIKMPIMDGLAAAERIAGARIAPVIILTAFSQRDLVERARAAGAMAYLVKPFQKSDLVPAVEIALSRYSEISALEAEVAGLTDRLEIRKTVERAKGALMTTYGMTEPQAFKWIQRTAMDHRMTMKEVAERILAETAGGEVAQPAS comes from the coding sequence GTGGCCGAGACGGATGCTGAGCGCAAGCGCGTACTGATCGCGGAGGACGAGGCGCTCATCCGGCTGGACCTGGCCGAGATGCTGGTCGAAGAGGGCTACGCGGTGGTCGGCGAGGCCGGTGACGGCGAGACCGCCGTGAAGCTCGCCGAGGAGCTCAAGCCGGATCTCGTCATCCTCGACATCAAGATGCCGATCATGGACGGGCTGGCCGCCGCCGAGCGGATCGCCGGCGCCCGGATCGCGCCGGTGATCATCCTGACCGCGTTCAGCCAGCGTGACCTGGTGGAGCGCGCGCGGGCGGCCGGCGCGATGGCGTACCTGGTCAAGCCGTTCCAGAAGAGCGACCTGGTGCCGGCGGTGGAGATCGCGCTGTCGCGTTACTCGGAGATCTCCGCGCTGGAGGCGGAGGTCGCCGGCCTGACCGACCGGCTGGAGATCCGCAAGACCGTGGAGCGGGCCAAGGGCGCGCTGATGACCACGTACGGGATGACCGAGCCGCAGGCGTTCAAGTGGATCCAGCGCACCGCGATGGACCACCGGATGACCATGAAGGAGGTCGCCGAGCGGATCCTCGCGGAGACCGCCGGCGGCGAGGTGGCCCAGCCGGCCTCCTGA